GCACAGACACTCCAAACACTTGCCGACGAACTCGAGCGCCTTCGCGAGCGCGTCACAACCCTTGAGGATGAACTCTCCCGAAAGGACGACCGCATCGGTCACCTCGAGGCCGAACTCGAGGAGGCCCACCGAGAAAACAAGGATCTCGAAGCACGGCTTGAGGACTTAGAAGAATCACAGACTCCCATCGAAGCACGGCTGGACGCCCACGAGAAGAAACTCAACGCCAACAAAGACCGTGTCGGTGAACTCCAGGCACGAGAACTCGAGAAGGGTGCACACCTCCTTGAGGAACACATCGATAATGGGGAGATCGACGTTGTGGATGGCCGCCTCGAGCGCATCCGCAAAGACGATGGTGGGAGCTATTTCCGATTGCCTGAGAGTGACGATCCACTCGATCGTGGTGGCGATGTCTCCCTCTCGTATGGAGATCTGCTCCCACTCCAGCAGCTCGCGAAGATGGACGAGGATATGCTCCGTGCAACGACATCATCGCTTCCGTCACGGCTCGCTGCAAAGCTCTGGAAGGCACGCACCGATCCCGCGGTTGGTGACAACCCCTGGCGGAAAGGCAGCACAAGCGTTCGAGAGTACGTCACTGCCGGCGATATGAAACACTGGATCCGACGGCAGGAGAAGGGCATCAGTGACGACTACGCGAAGAAGCTGGTCTCGCGAACGATCGATGCGTTACTCAATCTCTCGAAAAGCAGGCTGGCTGTCAAAAAGCGGACACAGCGCAAGAACGGCCTCAAGTACACGGAACGACGCGTCTTGTTGATGGACGACGTTGACATCCCCGGTGAAATGGCCGGCTCCGGAGACACCTGACGTCGACGGTTGCGGGTGTCGCCGGACTACCCATAACCCCTGAGAAGGGTCTCACTCTATCCGCCCACCTAATATCCAGCACAAGAGCGGTTGTACGCAGTGTACTGTTAGTCTGTGGTACGTCGTTTGATCGGTCGTTGTCGGTCTTCTTCCAAGGACTTCCCTGTGGGTGTGTCTGAAGACGCCAGCTGTCACCGGGACCCTGTCGTCTCGAGAATGTGAACTTGTAGATAAGAACGCAATTAGCGCTTCTCTCTACCCAAGAGCGAACTACTATTGTCCTCTGGACCAATAGCCTTATTGCATTGGTCCACGTACCAATGGGCGAGGATGGCCTCACTGACTGACGATGACCTCGATGGCGTGAGCGAGGGGAGGAAGTATCCCGACGGGACTGTTGTCCGCGTGTTTTGCATGCGGACAGACCGTGACGCGTACCCGTCTGGGTGGGCCTACAAGCTCCATTCGGTGCGACGGAGCCGGACCCACCCCGCACGCTTGACGATGGGACGATTCGTCGGTACGACAACTCGCACGAGGACACCAAAGGGCACGAACTGCACGTTGCACCGGATCCCGTTCCAGATATAATCTCATTCCCCGAGATGGTCGAACTCTGGGAACGATTCTGGAGCGAAATCCCGAAATCCGAACTCGATGTCAAGTGAGGCCATCACACCACGGTGATACCCATGAACGATACCACGCCGCCGCTACACCCGATGGAGCGTGAACAGCTTCGGGCCGAATCAACCCTCGTTGTGACTGTAAAGTCGTCCAGTGAGTTTCACGATGATGTCACCGATGGCATCAAGGCGCTTGAGCGGGGCGACGCGGTGGATACCCCGCCGACGCTCTCGTTCACTAGCTACGACGACCTCATGGAGACGCTGACGCCGCGCGTCCTCGATCTCATTGAAGCCATCCGCCAGGAAGAGCCATCCAGCATTAATGAGACCGCACGGGTTGTTGACCGGGACGTGAAGAACGTCCACGAAGAACTCAGTCGGCTCGCCCAGTTGGGCATCACCTTCTTCGAAGAAGAAGGTCAGAGTAAGCGCCCAGTCGTCTGGTTCGACGAACTCGTCATCAACCTGCCGTTTGACCCAGAGACTGGCGACACGGCAGCCGCCGCACCATAAAATCTCACTCGATTGCGAGCAAAACCCGTATTCAACGGGTACTGTTAAGCGGATGACTGTCGAAACAACCAGATAGAACTGCAATGGCTCGCGTCACAGATCCACGGCCACCACTTCCGGAGTGGATTCTCGAGTGCTACGACCGGCTGTGTACGCAGGCATGTCGACCAGATGCTGGCGAAGACAGTGTTCCGCTGATCGATTACGACGATGCCGCTGACGTGCTGATCTCTGATGTGGAGTTAGCTCTTGAGCAACGAGACGTCGAGTACGCACTGACGCGGCTCCTTGAACGGGGCTACTTCTACGAAGTTGAAGACGAACTTCGGGTAACGTCCCCAGATGAGCATTGTTAACGGCTCTTCGAGGGGTCGTCCTGCATACCGATCTCGTGCCACTGCACTCAACTCGAGTCAGTTCGACATCTCACCGCTTCATTCACTCCATTCCCGGAATTGTCCAGAAGTGATGGCTGCGTTCTGCTAGAGCCCCACCTCATACTCTTCGAACACGGACTCGAATCCTTCATCGACGACCTGCTGGACAAGCTCCGCGAACGAACTTCGATTACCTGGATCTTCAACGAGTGACCGAAACGTACTCTCGAAGTGATGCCCATGAGAAGGCCGATCACGACTCGAGGTTTCGTGAGCGGCTTCGTGCAACATCACGAGATACAGGTCGTGCATCCAGATTGCACGCTGGCGGCTCGTCACTGCCGAGTCAGTGATCACGATGTACGTCCTGCCGTCGGTCCAGGCATCGGCACTCGCCTCGCCGTAGTACACGTCCCGCTCAATCCCAAGCTCTCGTGCGAGCACTCGAGCGAAGCGGAGATAGCGCTGCTGATCAGCGTTCAACTGCGATTCATCCTCGATGCGATGATAGCCCGTCCACACACCTTCTGATTCTGCTTGCTCGCCAACATCGAACGTCTCCGGTACCGCTATCGATGTGTCTCCGTCAATGGCAAGATCGCGAAGCCGTTGGGTTGCTGCATCGCTCGTATCGAGGACGACATAGCCCCGTTCAACGAGTTTGTCTGCGCCTTTCTGGGCTCCGTCACCCCATCCAATCTTTGGGGCTGCCTGGATCTCCTCAAGGCTAATGCGGGACTCCGTTGCCAGCTGGAACAGCTTGCGATCGGCCCACTGCTCGTCCGATGCATCACTGCTGTCGGATGCCATCGCCTCGATCATCACCTCCCGACTCTCGGCAGTCAGCCGGTCGTCCGAGACATTCGCATACAGGTCGTCACGTGCCTGCTCGAGTGCGTCGTCGATCCGTTGCCAGCGATCACAGCCGGATTGGATGCCGTTGCGCGCAAAGTTCAGCGTCAAGTTCCCCTTCGAGACGACCACACCACCGAGTCCGTACTCGCGCTTTGTCGTCACGTACAGCCCATTGCTGTAGATATCGAGCCCCTCGTGGGGCGTGTACTCGAGTGCGAGAATCGCATCGTCAGTTTCGCGTGTGAGTGACGGATGCGGTGAGTCCGCCACTGCTTCGAGTGGATCGCCGTTGTCGACCGATTCGCCGTTGATCACGACCGAGACGCCTGTCTGGGATTGTACGTACGCGAAGCGCTTGCGAAGATCGCGAACGTAGCGCCGCCACCGGTAACTGTCCGGATCCGGCACTTCGTCTTCGTAGTGGTCGATCTCGACAAGCATCCCCTCGAGATGATGCTCAACGTCCACGAGTTGGCCATCGCGCCCACTGACGTCTGCCCACGTTCCAGAGTCGCGTCGATCTCGATAGTCGAAACACAATGCGGTGTCGTGACTCCAGATACGAACGGCACCCTTCGCGATGATCGCACCCTTGCCGATGCCCCACTCGCCGATTGTCTCGTCGTCTGCTCGTTGCTTGCTTCCTGCACCCAGCACTGAGAGGTTTCGCCGCCCTTCGGTCGACTCGAGGTCAACGCCAGCGCCATCATCGAGGATGATCGATCGCTCAGGTGAGATGCTGACCAACACACGGGATGACCCAGGACTGTCGATGCCGTTTTGGACAGCTTCGCGAATCGCGTCTGTGAGATCCGCCATTTGGTCTTCGATGAGGTACGTTGCAACCCGCTCGTCAGCGGTCATCGTCACGGTCTCGTCAGTCGATGGCTGACTGACCGGCCTCGAGTCAGTCGCTTCGCTCGTCGCGAACTCCGATAACGTCAGATGATCTGTCATGGTGTCCACCCATCTTGCACCACACAAACTTCACCGAGCGGCTACTGGGAAATTGGACCGACTGTTAGTCTGACTCGGCGAACGCCCCCACTATGACACCTTGATCACGGCAACATCGGATGGTGTCACTATCACACGGCGCTCACCAATCGAGAATCGAACCTCGAGATCAGTCTGTGGGCCCGTCGAGTCTACAAGTCGCTCAAGGGCTTCGGCGTCGATCATCCGCTGTAGTTGGTACTCGTCTCGATCGAGGCCCTGTTCCTCGAGTGCAGTGATGATCTCGAGCAGAAGCGGTCGATCACTCATCGTCGACCTCCTCACTGACGATGTCGATGATCTCCTGGGCGGTCGAACTGATCCGCTCAAGCCGATCGAGGATCGTTTCGGGCTCGTCACCGTGCCACGCGGCGAGGTAAAACGCTGACCCACTGGTATCCAACTCGAAGTACCGTCCAACAATGTAGCCGACCGCTTCGGCCTCGAGTTCACGTTTCGATCGCTCAGCCTCATCGTCGACGCCATTGTGTAACAGCGCGTGGGCGTACTCGTGAACGAGTGTGACGGCGAGGTCAGCCTTGTTTTCACGAGCACGGACGGCGACGCGTGGCTGCTCTTGAGGGCGGTACTCACAGATTCCCTTGGCACTCCCATGCGACCAGTCCTGGGGTGGCACGACCTCTACGTCCACCTCGAGGGGATCTGCTGCCTCGAGGAGCGCGGGAACCAACTCGCCAGCTTGTCCCCATGCTTCGGTCTCGAGGTCGGGCAGTGGCTCGCCATCAGTCTGTGAGATATCGAAGACGGGTGCTGGCCGAAAGCCTACGAGTCCCTTTTCCCAACTGTCCGGTGGTGTCTCGTTGTACTCACAGTCACTGCGCTCGTGGTACGACGGCGAGTTCCCGCAGTCGGGACACTGCTTTGCGATGATGGGTGCCCAGATCCAGATCGCTGTCTCCCCTTCTTTGACGTGTCGATCAAACTCGTTCTGCCATGTTCGGTAGCCGGCAACGCATGTTGCCTGCGGACACTGAAGTTTGATCAACAGCGTATTTCGGTGCGAGTAGTCGTGGAAGCGACTCTGGACGTCTAACCACTCTGTGAACTGCTCGCTCGAGACGGCGTCATCGACCTCATCGACGAGGTCCTGGACCCATGCCTCGATCGTACTATGCATCTCATCGTGCCGGGTGTCCGAATCGTCGAACGTTTCCCGGGAGCTGCTGCTCGTAGCCATATTCGATTACTGCTTCCCGAGTCGAATCGAACCGAACTGAACTCGAGAAGACCTCCACCCCTCAGGGGGTCTCAAAAATACGTCTGTCTCGAGCAGCTGAAGAGCCGCTAATCAGCGGACGCTGGGGTCTCCACTTTGATCGGCGCGTCGTCTGGCGTTCCACTCTTGTTCAAGAGCGACGCTGGGTATGCATCGTACGCTGTCCCGATCAGCAGTGGTTCGACCTCTGCAAGGGTTGCGGGTGTTCCGTATGGACTGCAGTCCGCTGTCCTATTCCAGGCATGGACCCAGAGATACGTCTGCTGGGACAGCGTTCGTGAGTCGGGCTCAAAGAGTGCCTCAACCCAGTGCTGTTTGCGTTCGTCGTCACCAGTGAGTGCCTGTGAGAGTTCGCCGATATGCCAGTAGTTTCCACCACCCCACCGCGCAAAGCTTCGCGTCCCATCCCGCTCGTAGGCGATCTCTGTGAAGTTTGCACTGAGCTCTCGCTTCTTCCCGTATGCCTCTGCCTTGCCGATATACCGGGGCACGATGTCAGCAGGTGTTGCAGTCTCTGCAGGTTCCTCGAGCTGGTACATGATGTACAGCAGGCCATCGTCGCCGTCCGCACGGATGCCGTCCTCGTCGACACACTTCCGGCCTTCACGGCGAATCCGGGTATCGATCTCTGCAGAGCGCTCGAGCGTTCCGTCGTCGCGTGTTCGAACCCGTAATTCGTCGGTCACATCAAAGAGCGGAATCGGGTCCGACTGTCCTCCGCTTTGGATATCAGCCAGTATGTACTCTTCAGCCCACGCTTCCCAACACTCGTCCTTCGTCATGGGGTTGGCCCGCGTATTTTCGCCGCCACTCGGCCACTGTCTGTCCTGTGCGGTGATTTCGTCTGCGACCCACTCCGTCCCAGCCTTGCCTATTTCGTGTAGAATTCGATTTGGAACGAACTCGCGATTGGCGAAGATCTGCTCGTATTCGGGCTGTGCGTGAACCAGTCCAACGAGTTTTGCCTCGAGTTCCTGGCGATACGTCTCGAACTCGTAGGGACCGGACTCGAGTTTGTCGACGTCAACGATCCAAACGTACAATCGGCTGTCCGCACGTTGGGCGACTGCTGCGATCTGATCATACTTCGAGAAGCTTCCCCACTCGCCATCGTCTTCCCACTCCGTAATTGGAAGCGAATCGCGGATCTTCCGGGAGTGTTGTCCGATCCGTGAGCTGATGTCGTTCGATTCGCCCACATACACAGGGATCACGCTCTGCGCGTCTGTGACCGGCCCATCCAAGAGGTAGATCAGATAGAGGTAGTCACCGTCGTTCATCCCCCATTTGTAGCTCCCCAGTGCATCGCTCGTCTCGAGTCTGTCGTCAGTGGATTCGAAAAATGGGACCGGATCCGGTGTCTCATCAGATCGGAGGTCCGGCAAGAGCGTGTCCTCGAGCCATGCTTCCCAGATCGCTGCTTTGCTCGTCGAACCTTCTGGGCTCTGCTCTCGCCCGTTCATAGACGCTGATTGTACCAACTGAGTCGTTCTCCGATCAGTAGTCCCTCTGTCGGAATCTGTACCGTGACGTCGTGGTCCTCGATCAACGGGAGTAGTTCCTCGTAGTATGCTTTCCCCGCATGGAACACGAGCGTGATGTCGGACTCGAGCAGACCTGCTTCTTCCAGTTCCTCGTATACCCCTTGGGACCACTCTCGCTTTCGTGCGACTCGAGCGCCGGTCAGCGTCTCGTCATACGGCTCGATCGGCGAGCCGTCTGGTTCGAGCAGCTGGTGCTTCGCTGAGAGGATATACCAGTCGTCGTGATACTGCTCACAGTATTGTCGCGCTTTGCTGAACAACGCTGATGGAGAGTAGAGTTCTGCTGGTGGTGCCGCATGTTCGCGCTTCGTTTTCGTGCAACTCACCAGTCCGATTTCGGTCATGAAACGATATTTTCACGCCAGATGGTAATTAGCCGACGATCTCTCATGAGATGACGTCTTTTGGCGAATTGGATATGGAGACCATCGTATGGCGACTCTCGGCCTGCGGTGCGTCCGTGAGCGTTTTCATCACATGAGTTACCGAAGGAAGTGAAGCACTATTACACGAAGTACGCGATATCTCTCGATAGCAACCGTTCGATAGCACATCCGAAAGTCGGTGTGTCCTAACACCGACTGTTTTGGAAGGATCAACTCGATGCATCTCCGACTGATATCGAACGCCTCAATCGAGAACTCGAAGAGACGCTTCTCAGCATCTTGCAGAGGTTGGCCTTCCACTTCGATTAGGTGCTGGTATCTACGTCGAAGATGCGTACTTCACGCCCACGAACGCCGATCGAGATCGCGACATCCTCAAGCTCGCACTGTTAAACCGAGAGAAAACCCGGGGAAGGTAGCAGGAGATCTCTCTGACCCCATTCTTATCGCAAACCGTGGATAATAGATCATATATGTGATAATATGCGTGAGTTAGATATGAAATAATATATTTGACATAGTGTACAACAATAGTGATCTAATCAATTCCCATACCCGGTTGATATCGTGCAAATCCTTCTAGATTTAATAGTAACATAAGACTTATAAATAGAACCCTCCCAACAGCGCGGTTTGGAAACTAGGATCTGATGTCCAACAGACTACTGGAACACTTGACAAATTCGTGGAATAGATCATAATTATTTGTTACATAGTACCCCCCTATCTATTCAGTCATCACTATAATCAACAAGATCCATGCTTTTAAATGGGCCATCATCATCTGGCACATTGAATTGAAGCTTTGGGTCTGTACTCCTAGTATCGTTGACAACTCTATTTAGTTCACCAGCGATTTTGCTTGTCGGATCTGTCCCTGTAAGTCGACACCATCCTTGTGTTCGTGTCAGGGCAACAAACGCTTTGTTCCGCGATCGAAGATGTTGACGACGCCAATTGCTGTCCGACACATCCTTCGACACTTCTTCAGCGACACTATCTAGTCCCATTACATAGACTAAGCCAGCTTCGTTCCCACGAGCATGATGAACCTCCGAAATAGTTACTTTTCCTTTCTCTTTAAAATTTGCTCGCCGCCCCTGTTGGCTCACTGTCTCTGTCACATGATGAACAATCGAGTCACGATTTTCTTGCAAACCTCCAAGCCGTTCCTCAAGACCAGCTTTTAATTGATCAAGAGGATCTTGGCGCTTCTTATACGGCCATAGATGGGTGATCATAATCTCGTGAGGCAATACATTTTCTTCTTCGAGATTCTGCTCAATGTCATCAATAACCCAGTTGATCTCATCTTTCCAGTTTTTTCCCCAGTAGAGCCGGAGCAGCTCGCTTGGTTCTTGAAGTTCC
This genomic window from Natribaculum luteum contains:
- a CDS encoding ATP-binding protein, encoding MTDHLTLSEFATSEATDSRPVSQPSTDETVTMTADERVATYLIEDQMADLTDAIREAVQNGIDSPGSSRVLVSISPERSIILDDGAGVDLESTEGRRNLSVLGAGSKQRADDETIGEWGIGKGAIIAKGAVRIWSHDTALCFDYRDRRDSGTWADVSGRDGQLVDVEHHLEGMLVEIDHYEDEVPDPDSYRWRRYVRDLRKRFAYVQSQTGVSVVINGESVDNGDPLEAVADSPHPSLTRETDDAILALEYTPHEGLDIYSNGLYVTTKREYGLGGVVVSKGNLTLNFARNGIQSGCDRWQRIDDALEQARDDLYANVSDDRLTAESREVMIEAMASDSSDASDEQWADRKLFQLATESRISLEEIQAAPKIGWGDGAQKGADKLVERGYVVLDTSDAATQRLRDLAIDGDTSIAVPETFDVGEQAESEGVWTGYHRIEDESQLNADQQRYLRFARVLARELGIERDVYYGEASADAWTDGRTYIVITDSAVTSRQRAIWMHDLYLVMLHEAAHETSSRDRPSHGHHFESTFRSLVEDPGNRSSFAELVQQVVDEGFESVFEEYEVGL
- a CDS encoding HalOD1 output domain-containing protein, which codes for MSDRPLLLEIITALEEQGLDRDEYQLQRMIDAEALERLVDSTGPQTDLEVRFSIGERRVIVTPSDVAVIKVS
- a CDS encoding ArdC-like ssDNA-binding domain-containing protein, with amino-acid sequence MATSSSSRETFDDSDTRHDEMHSTIEAWVQDLVDEVDDAVSSEQFTEWLDVQSRFHDYSHRNTLLIKLQCPQATCVAGYRTWQNEFDRHVKEGETAIWIWAPIIAKQCPDCGNSPSYHERSDCEYNETPPDSWEKGLVGFRPAPVFDISQTDGEPLPDLETEAWGQAGELVPALLEAADPLEVDVEVVPPQDWSHGSAKGICEYRPQEQPRVAVRARENKADLAVTLVHEYAHALLHNGVDDEAERSKRELEAEAVGYIVGRYFELDTSGSAFYLAAWHGDEPETILDRLERISSTAQEIIDIVSEEVDDE
- a CDS encoding GIY-YIG nuclease family protein, giving the protein MNGREQSPEGSTSKAAIWEAWLEDTLLPDLRSDETPDPVPFFESTDDRLETSDALGSYKWGMNDGDYLYLIYLLDGPVTDAQSVIPVYVGESNDISSRIGQHSRKIRDSLPITEWEDDGEWGSFSKYDQIAAVAQRADSRLYVWIVDVDKLESGPYEFETYRQELEAKLVGLVHAQPEYEQIFANREFVPNRILHEIGKAGTEWVADEITAQDRQWPSGGENTRANPMTKDECWEAWAEEYILADIQSGGQSDPIPLFDVTDELRVRTRDDGTLERSAEIDTRIRREGRKCVDEDGIRADGDDGLLYIMYQLEEPAETATPADIVPRYIGKAEAYGKKRELSANFTEIAYERDGTRSFARWGGGNYWHIGELSQALTGDDERKQHWVEALFEPDSRTLSQQTYLWVHAWNRTADCSPYGTPATLAEVEPLLIGTAYDAYPASLLNKSGTPDDAPIKVETPASAD
- a CDS encoding DUF6884 domain-containing protein; the protein is MTEIGLVSCTKTKREHAAPPAELYSPSALFSKARQYCEQYHDDWYILSAKHQLLEPDGSPIEPYDETLTGARVARKREWSQGVYEELEEAGLLESDITLVFHAGKAYYEELLPLIEDHDVTVQIPTEGLLIGERLSWYNQRL